A window of Agelaius phoeniceus isolate bAgePho1 chromosome 9, bAgePho1.hap1, whole genome shotgun sequence genomic DNA:
TCCCAGGTGCTCCTCCTGGGTTAACTCtttctgattctgtgaaatttgAATCTCAGGATGGTTTGCTCTTGGCTTGATCTCCACAGCCAAGGACAGCTTGGTTAGATTTGATTAAAGTGTTTCTCTTCCATATCATGAGGAGAGCAGGCACAGGGGCTCCAGAGAAGGGAGCTGCACCTCAGATCTCTCAGTAGCAGTGCTCAGAATACTGCATTTGAAATATTTGGGACTCCTAAACACCCAACATTCTCTGtgtcattattttaaaacatatttatttaCTACCTTGGTTGCCTCCTGTTGGAATGAAGAAATAACACCTGTAGCAGGGTCAGAATATTGGGTTTTCAAAGTCTTTCCTTGCCTCAAGTCTTccaaaaattctgctttcagtTTGTTGAGTTCTTCTGCCAGCCTCTTCATCTCACTTGGGAGAACGTTTTTACCTAAAACAAAATTGAAGCTGAACTTTTAACTTCAtgcttacagaaaaaaatcacagacccacagaatatcctgagctgatGATCCCCCACAGGACCATcagtccagctcctgtccctgcacagacaccccaacaaccccaccctggcagtgctgcccaaactcctggagctctggcagcctcggggctgtgcccattccctggggagcctgggcagtgccagcaccctctggggaagaacctttccctaaaTCCAACCTAAACCCCCCTGACAACACTCCAGGGAGAagcctgaacacaggcacagagctgagctTTTCAGTTGAGGACactgagctgctcctcatatAAATCTGCCCCTGTCCTTATTGCCATGTGTCCCAAAGCAGTATTAAAATCCTCTAAAATGCTGCTCTGTACTAAATGGCTTTATTAAAGCTGTAATTAATACAGTTAATAAACATGATACTGGTTTTTAAACCTACACACTTCTACAGACTACCCTGACCAGAGCTGTGAAGGTGTtgccacaggcacagcacctgGGATAGGATCCTGGACAGTTTATCCCAAGGGAATTGCAGGGGCTATTTCCCAATGCCAGTTGGAGCTGGGATGGGTGGGAAGGGCAGATGGGGTGGGTACCTTTGGCATCCTGCATGGCCTCAGAGATGGCTCTCCTGCATGCCTGGTCAGCCTGATGGACAGCACTGGCTGCACAGATGGCTCGAGCTGCCTCctggccagggccaccagcaaggaagaaaacaaacaaacactttGAATTTACTTGGCTTTTGAAGTGCTATTTGAGAACAAAACATTAGCAGCACCTCAGGCTGGcaccactgtcccaggctgctccaagccccagtgtccaacctggcttaAATTAGTGTTGAAGTCCTAGCATGAAGAGTTTAGACTATACTAAACAAAAACTTATTATTAACCTTCATCAGATTAAAGCAACTTTTACATCAAAATTTGAATTTGTACGTGAAAATTGCTTCTGTTTGTTTGAGTAGCCAGGTTTTTAAGGATTTCTCCAAAGTCACAGaattggttggaagggaccttaaaggagggacaccttccactgtcccaggctgctcccagccccagtgtccaacctggccttggacactgccagggatgcaggggcagccccagctgctctgggcacccttgccagggcctgcccatcctcacagggaacaattccaaAGCTGTGCCCTGAAGCCCAGCAGTGCTACCTTCTGCTCTGTGTCCTCCTCATTTGGCCTCTCTGGATTTTCCAAAGCAGTGGCCAGCAAGTTCATGATCTGCTCactaagaaaacaaacagagtAAACCATGACAATCACACAGATacacttcttttcttttctaatgatgccacagaaaaaaaaaaatgaaaagcaagatTTCAGTTAAACTTTTAAGGCAATCAGTGAAATAATCCTAAATGAAAAACAATTACAACTCAAATTATTTCCAGCCTTATCATTTCAGACAACTTGCACAGATTTTCAGTAACAGGGTAGGAATGCTGTGGGTTTTGAGGTTAACTCTGCAGAGGATGGTGGCTGTGAGCTCCCAACAAGCCTGGATTCTGTGTAACTGCCAAAAATCACCACTGGGAATACTTTTTACACGTTGTGTAGATACAAAAAGAAGCTTCTACCGCTGAAAATAGCACTTAGGGAAAACTCTGGGATCAATCAGTAACATACTCATCCTCTGAGATGCCATCAGAACTGCTCAGAAtgaggctgtgctgctcccaggtgTTTTTCCTGGGATCTGGCACCTCTATTTTCCTTGCCATTAATTGTATGGTCTGCTCAGGCACAGGATCACTCCTGTGGCGGTTCCTCTGCAGGCAGCATTCAACTGGGCACTCCAAAAACAACTGGCAGAAGCCCAAGGAATCTAAAAAGAACAGAACCAGACAATTTTGTCTTTAAACAGTTCAAGTAACaatttctgagagcagcatgCAGGAGAAAGGCTCTACATGAAAGACGAGCTTCTGCTCTGCTTCTGAGCCTGACATGAACACAAATCTGGACAGGGAACAGAATTTTACCTCAAGGCTGCTCAAGAAATGTCTGAgacagaaccatggaatggtaAAGTCATTTcattccatccctgccatcggcagggatgccttccactgtcccaggcgctccaaaccctgtccagcctggccttgggcactgccagggatccagggacagccacagctgctctgggcaccctgtgccagggaacaattccttcccaatatcccatccatccctgccctctgtcactGGGAAGCCATTTCCCCTGCTCTGTCATTCCATgcccttgtcccaagtccctctccagcactCTTGGAGCCTCCTTATGTTCTGGAAGGTGCTTTAAGGCTGCTCTAGGAAGGGTTTTACACGATCTACCAATTTATAACAAGGCAGTAACAAAGTTACATTGATTGCTACTCTATTACAGGTACCCAGCAATCAGAATAACCCACGCTCCGGGAGAACACGTGAAAGAAGGCGCTGAATTTCCCACAATCATCCTCATGCCGAAGATCAGCGAATAAATAATTACATTTGCGGGCCAGCTGGTACACCTCGTAGCGCATGCTCTGATAATAGAAGTTGTCATCCAGCAGGAGGACGAGTGGCCGGGAGGCGGCTCTGGGGGCGGGCAGCAGCCCCTCCCGGCGGCAGCAGCGCAGGAAGCGCGGCCAGCCCGGCTGCACAGGGCCGGGCagcggcgccccggtgagcagCGCCCGCAGGAGcccctccaggcactgcagcaggTCGCGGCGGCTCTGCTTCCAGCCGGGCAGCTGTGGGGAGAGGAAGGCGGGAGATCACGGCCTCCATCGCCGCCGCCGAGcgctcccggccccgcgcccgccgtGAGGGGACGCGGCCCGGCCAGGCGGCGTCCCGTTGCCTGGCAACCGCGGTCGCACGCGATGACGTAACACCAGCGCGCCGCACTGACCGATGGGGACGGGCTGGTGCGGAAGGCCTCGGGCGGGATGAGCTCGTCGTAGGCGAGCAGCGCGCAGGCCCAGCCCGGCCGCTGCGGCAGGCGGCGGCTCAGGGCGCGGCCCAGGGTGGACTTGCCGGCCGCGGGCAGCCcgcacagcaggcacagccccacccgggcgccgccgccgcttccccggtgctgctgctgctgctccgcCGCCAGCGCTGCCGCTCCCGCCGCTTCCGCTGGCGCTGTCCGCATGCGCCGGGCCCGCGCCGCGAGGCGTCCCCTGGCGGGCTCGGTGCAAACGACAGAGCCAGGAACGGCCCCTTCAACCCGGCTCGGGTTTAATCCGGTTCTGG
This region includes:
- the PSTK gene encoding L-seryl-tRNA(Sec) kinase isoform X2 gives rise to the protein MRTAPAEAAGAAALAAEQQQQHRGSGGGARVGLCLLCGLPAAGKSTLGRALSRRLPQRPGWACALLAYDELIPPEAFRTSPSPSLPGWKQSRRDLLQCLEGLLRALLTGAPLPGPVQPGWPRFLRCCRREGLLPAPRAASRPLVLLLDDNFYYQSMRYEVYQLARKYSLGFCQLFLECPVECCLQRNRHRSDPVPEQTIQLMARKIEVPDPRKNTWEQHSLILSSSDGISEDDEQIMNLLATALENPERPNEEDTEQKEAARAICAASAVHQADQACRRAISEAMQDAKGKNVLPSEMKRLAEELNKLKAEFLEDLRQGKTLKTQYSDPATGVISSFQQEATKVVNKYVLK
- the PSTK gene encoding L-seryl-tRNA(Sec) kinase isoform X1; protein product: MRTAPAEAAGAAALAAEQQQQHRGSGGGARVGLCLLCGLPAAGKSTLGRALSRRLPQRPGWACALLAYDELIPPEAFRTSPSPSLPGWKQSRRDLLQCLEGLLRALLTGAPLPGPVQPGWPRFLRCCRREGLLPAPRAASRPLVLLLDDNFYYQSMRYEVYQLARKYSLGFCQLFLECPVECCLQRNRHRSDPVPEQTIQLMARKIEVPDPRKNTWEQHSLILSSSDGISEDDEQIMNLLATALENPERPNEEDTEQKEAARAICAASAVHQADQACRRAISEAMQDAKGKNVLPSEMKRLAEELNKLKAEFLEDLRQGKTLKTQYSDPATGVISSFQQEATKLMKCMGGCTL